The following is a genomic window from Neisseria zalophi.
GGATTATAACGAAATTTCGCCGGTTATGGCAGACTTGCTGCCATTTGAACCATGATTTTTTTAATCTTTAACAGCGCACCACTTTAATACCATATGCATATACACGCTGCCAATCAAAAAAATGACCCGGATCGCTTTTCCTACCCGGTGCAATATCTTGATGACCGGTAACAGCCTCAATCGGATAATGACGAGCAATTTCTTCCAGCAAAGTTGTTAAGCTTTGATATTGCGCATCGGTAAAAGGTTCGAAATCACAGCCTTCCATTTCAATACCAATCGAATAAAGATTGCATTTTTCGCGACCGCGAAACGACGAAACACCAGCATGGTAGGCCATATCGTCACATGAAACGAATTGGACTATTCTGCCGTTTCTATCGATAAAAAAATGGCTGGATACGCGCAATTCGTGAATCACGCCGAAAAAAGGGTGTGCTTCGGGATTAATGCGATTGGTAAACAATTTTTCTACCGCACCATTACCATATTCAAAAGGCGGCAAAGAAATATTGTGTATCACCACCAATGAAACCCGTTCGTTTTCCGGACGGGCTTCGAAATTAGGCGAATCCACCCGTTGCGCAGGCGACCACCAGCCCTGTTGCCATTTTTTTTCCATAAGCTTTTCTTTATATTACGTTTCAGACGGCCTCATAATGAGATTATGCTTTATAATGCGCCGTCTGCCTGATAGTATCGGGCAATCATGACTGCTTATTCCATCAAAAAACCTTTTATCAGGAAATAAGCCGTAAATGCGGTTATCAGGTAATAATTTAACTGTATTGCCACCGTCGGCAGCCGTTTTCCCGGCTGTACCGGCCGATTAAAATTGTAATAGAACGAATCCTACCATGTTGAAAAAATTGTTTAAATGGCTTGCCGGTCTCTTTATCGTACTGATTGCCGTTTTGGCGGTTTTATTGTTTCTCCCCAAAGACAACGATAAATCTTTCCGCCTTAGAGTAGAAAAAAATCAAGGTATGTCTTCCGTCAGCCGTACTTTGGATGAAAACGACGTAATATACAGCCGCCATGCCCTAATGGCTACAGCGTATCTTTTCGGTGTACATAACCGCCTGCATACAGGCTCATACCGCCTGCCGAAGAAGGTTTCCTCATGGCAGATTCTGCAACGACTACGCAGCGGCCGCCCCGACTCGGTAACCGTCCGTATTGTGGAAGGTATGCGTTTTGCCCAAATGCGTAATATCATTAACCAAACCGATGATATCAAGCACGAAACCAAAGGCTGGAGTGATGAAAAACTGCTGCAAACCATCGACCCCGATGCCGTAAGCACCAATCCCGAGGGTTTGTTTTTCCCCGACAGTTATGATATCGATGCCGACAGCAGCGATTTACAAATCTACCGCACTGCCTACCGTACCATGCAAAAAAATTTACAAGCGGCATGGGATGAAAGACAAAGCGGGCTACCATATAAAAATCCGTATGAACTGCTGATTATGGCCAGCCTGATTGAAAAAGAAACCGCTCATGAAGATGACCGCCGTCATGTATCGTCTGTTTTTGTCAACCGCCTCGCCATCGGTATGCGCCTGCAAACAGACCCGACCATTATCTACGGCATGGGAGACAAATATAAAGGCCGTATCCGCCGCTCAGACTTACGCCGCGACACACCCTACAACACCTACACCCGCAGCGGCCTAACCCCTACCCCGATTGCACTACCGGGCAAGGCCGCCTTAGAAGCTGCCGCCCACCCTTCAGCTGAAAAATATTTATATTTTGTTTCCAAAATGGATGGTACCGGATTGAGCCAATTCAGCCATACTTTGGAAGAACACAATGCCGCCGTGCGAAAATATATTTTAAAAAAATAACCCTATCTATATATAAAAAGCCGTCTGAAATCTTTTTCAGACGGCTTTTTTCTCAATACAAGATTTATATAATCACTCGGCGTTATTTTCCAATACAACTTTCACAGTATCTACAACGTTTTCAACCGTAAAACCAAATTCTTTAAACAATAACTCAGCGGGTGCAGATTCACCAAAACGGTCAAGACCGACAACGGCACCGTTCAAGCCGGTATA
Proteins encoded in this region:
- the mltG gene encoding endolytic transglycosylase MltG, with protein sequence MLKKLFKWLAGLFIVLIAVLAVLLFLPKDNDKSFRLRVEKNQGMSSVSRTLDENDVIYSRHALMATAYLFGVHNRLHTGSYRLPKKVSSWQILQRLRSGRPDSVTVRIVEGMRFAQMRNIINQTDDIKHETKGWSDEKLLQTIDPDAVSTNPEGLFFPDSYDIDADSSDLQIYRTAYRTMQKNLQAAWDERQSGLPYKNPYELLIMASLIEKETAHEDDRRHVSSVFVNRLAIGMRLQTDPTIIYGMGDKYKGRIRRSDLRRDTPYNTYTRSGLTPTPIALPGKAALEAAAHPSAEKYLYFVSKMDGTGLSQFSHTLEEHNAAVRKYILKK
- the ampD gene encoding 1,6-anhydro-N-acetylmuramyl-L-alanine amidase AmpD — protein: MEKKWQQGWWSPAQRVDSPNFEARPENERVSLVVIHNISLPPFEYGNGAVEKLFTNRINPEAHPFFGVIHELRVSSHFFIDRNGRIVQFVSCDDMAYHAGVSSFRGREKCNLYSIGIEMEGCDFEPFTDAQYQSLTTLLEEIARHYPIEAVTGHQDIAPGRKSDPGHFFDWQRVYAYGIKVVRC